In a single window of the Gossypium hirsutum isolate 1008001.06 chromosome D02, Gossypium_hirsutum_v2.1, whole genome shotgun sequence genome:
- the LOC107910392 gene encoding WAT1-related protein At4g08300: MGGRSTFAALFNGLNTMKPYLAMVSLQFGYAGMYIVSMVCLKQGMSNFILATYRHVVATIVIAPFAIVLERKIRPKMTLPVFLRIVALGFLEPVLDQNFYYLGMKLTTATYSSAFVNMLPAVTFILAMIFRLEKVNVKKIRSLAKIIGTAITVIGAMVMTLYKGPIIDFIKSGGAVHQGTATKSEDKHWVTGTILLLGSICSWAGFFILQSFTLKKYPAELSLTAWICFMGMIEDAIVSLIMVRDLSAWKLGWDSRLLAASYSGIVNSGIAYYVQGVVIRQRGPVFVTSFSPLCMIITAILGAIILAEKIHLGSILGAIIIVTGLYTVVWGKSKDGENPETDVKCNGLQELPITGNAKSITDDDDDINGPTKIVTIPVSNTPFTQGT, encoded by the exons ATGGGAGGCCGATCGACTTTTGCAGCTTTGTTTAATGGGTTGAACACAATGAAACCATACCTTGCAATGGTCTCCCTGCAGTTTGGATATGCAGGGATGTACATAGTCTCCATGGTTTGTTTGAAGCAGGGAATGAGCAATTTCATCCTCGCCACGTACCGACATGTCGTCGCCACCATTGTCATTGCACCCTTTGCCATTGTTCTCGAAAG GAAAATAAGGCCAAAGATGACCCTCCCTGTCTTCCTCAGGATTGTAGCTCTTGGTTTCCTAGA GCCAGTGCTTGACCAAAACTTTTACTATCTGGGGATGAAGTTAACAACAGCAACATATTCATCAGCTTTTGTCAACATGCTTCCTGCTGTTACCTTCATATTGGCAATGATTTTCAG GTTAGAGAAGGTCAATGTGAAGAAAATAAGAAGTTTAGCAAAGATCATTGGAACAGCAATTACAGTCATAGGAGCAATGGTGATGACTTTATACAAAGGTCCCATTATTGACTTCATCAAGTCAGGGGGAGCTGTTCACCAAGGAACCGCCACCAAATCCGAAGATAAACATTGGGTTACTGGCACAATACTTCTTCTTGGAAGCATCTGCAGCTGGGCAGGCTTCTTTATATTGCAA TCCTTCACGTTGAAGAAGTACCCTGCAGAGCTATCCCTTACAGCATGGATATGTTTCATGGGGATGATTGAAGATGCAATTGTGTCACTCATTATGGTTCGCGACCTAAGTGCGTGGAAACTCGGGTGGGACTCGAGGCTACTTGCCGCATCCTACTCT GGGATAGTGAACTCCGGGATTGCGTATTACGTGCAAGGAGTCGTGATCAGGCAACGAGGGCCGGTTTTCGTAACATCTTTCAGTCCTCTATGCATGATCATCACTGCAATACTAGGGGCAATTATTTTAGCAGAAAAAATCCACCTTGGAAG CATTCTTGGAGCTATTATCATAGTCACAGGCCTCTACACAGTGGTGTGGGGTAAAAGCAAAGATGGGGAAAACCCGGAAACAGATGTGAAATGCAATGGCCTGCAGGAATTGCCTATCACAGGCAATGCTAAATCAatcactgatgatgatgatgatattaaTGGACCTACCAAAATTGTTACTATTCCAGTTTCAAACACCCCCTTCACTCAAGGAACATAA